In the genome of Streptomyces collinus, one region contains:
- a CDS encoding GH32 C-terminal domain-containing protein, with protein sequence MWPSTGRRLPSEGPNATLRILLDHSVAEVFTASGRILTLRVYPVGDGPWRVQMGATGVASAAYTVGAWDLTPPEPLVGDMATRAAGDTG encoded by the coding sequence GTGTGGCCGTCAACCGGTCGACGCCTTCCATCCGAGGGGCCCAACGCGACCCTGCGGATTCTGCTCGACCACTCGGTCGCGGAGGTCTTCACCGCCTCCGGCCGCATCCTCACCCTGCGCGTCTACCCCGTCGGCGACGGCCCTTGGCGCGTCCAGATGGGAGCCACTGGGGTGGCCTCCGCCGCGTACACGGTCGGGGCATGGGATCTGACACCGCCGGAACCGCTTGTTGGCGACATGGCGACCCGAGCGGCGGGCGATACCGGATAG
- a CDS encoding transposase has protein sequence MPPVRGEVVLGVDTHGEVHVAAVLSPLGKVLGTESFPATAAGYRRLLVWAGKLGAVRRAGVEGTGTYGAGLSRYLLAQHVEVYEVNRPDRSARRLLGKSDPFDAQAAARAVLSGRARARAKSGDGPVHSARMFKLAKDSAVKARTQAINHAPQLLEPVGIGPDSAVTLLITMGDNPERLSTEASFAALCGVSPIEYSSGRRITRRLNYGGDRQANAALHRIVFTRLRHDPRTQAYYERRTQEGKTRREIIRCLKRHAAREVFNLVRPVSHTPAL, from the coding sequence ATCCCCCCCGTTCGGGGCGAGGTCGTCCTGGGCGTGGACACGCACGGCGAGGTTCATGTTGCCGCCGTGCTCTCCCCCCTGGGGAAGGTCTTGGGAACCGAGTCCTTTCCGGCCACGGCGGCCGGCTACCGTCGGCTGCTCGTCTGGGCCGGCAAGCTGGGGGCGGTGCGCCGGGCCGGTGTGGAGGGCACCGGTACCTACGGCGCGGGCCTGTCCCGCTACCTGCTGGCTCAGCACGTCGAGGTGTACGAGGTGAATCGGCCCGACCGCTCGGCCCGCCGTTTGCTCGGGAAGTCGGACCCTTTCGATGCGCAGGCTGCCGCGCGGGCCGTGCTCAGCGGTCGCGCCCGGGCCCGGGCCAAGTCCGGCGATGGTCCGGTGCACAGCGCCCGGATGTTCAAGCTCGCCAAGGACTCCGCGGTCAAGGCCCGCACCCAGGCGATCAACCACGCCCCGCAGTTACTCGAACCGGTGGGCATCGGGCCGGACAGCGCAGTCACTCTCCTGATCACCATGGGGGACAACCCCGAGCGTCTGAGCACCGAGGCGTCCTTTGCTGCCCTTTGCGGAGTAAGCCCCATCGAGTACTCCTCCGGTCGTCGGATCACACGCCGGCTCAACTACGGCGGCGACCGGCAGGCCAACGCCGCCCTGCACCGCATCGTGTTCACCCGGCTGCGACACGACCCGCGCACCCAGGCGTACTACGAACGCCGCACCCAGGAGGGCAAGACCCGACGTGAGATCATCCGATGCCTCAAACGGCATGCCGCCCGCGAGGTCTTCAACCTGGTCAGACCGGTTTCCCACACCCCCGCGTTATAG